The genomic segment ttttgaatgattaagCATGAAAGCATAAAGACCTATATTAAGGTagttttggaaaataaaaaacaaaatgaaataaacataatataaaggcaatatttatcaaagaaaaactgacatttgtatgaatttcccaatttttcatttttcccaatgtcacattttgCTGTGTAGACATTTCCCAATTCAAATTTCAATGGACCCTGGACGCAGttgaaaaattgtaggaaaatccctgcaAATCTACATTAGACTAcaagtaaaaaatgtgatttccctaaaAAAACTAGAGTtaagtttaccccttccccaggAGCAAACctgaaaccccagggtcatgaaattcacaatttggatgtgatgtcacacccgattttattgtatttgcaccaaaatcttagcgacaccaaacagCGTCGGAGAATTcgatgttttcatatagtagtcagggattttcctacaaaaGACACAGCGTCCATTTAAAGGACCCATTCTCCTAAGAAATTGTGTGAAAATCCCCAATTTGCCACTAACAAATTTCCAATTGGAAGTCACATTTGAATgataaccctttgccacatgcaggttataacacttcagcactctgtgccaatagtgcaaagatacattgttgcaatgcaacattattgcgctgactgaaatatacatacaccatctcaatggcagtttttgagaaactaagctttgttttgattaatttttctaaacctaattttgaaagtgaaatagttgttttagacatttttagtaagttacaattatgttcagaatttcttaaattttaattctgtgctattttctttataaaaccaacaacacataaccacgaaatcagctgtatacaaacagaacagacaaatttcaaaatattttgacagtgtaatttataattcattgaattcctgtacatgaaatgattcaacattaactcccaaatgaaacaaactgaattttcaaagttttcacaagaatatttcaacagttcaggTTTAAGCCTGgaatattttatatccgatgtcgcgacgaaggaatgtgtatccgaccattttgggtcaaatctacCTTCGTTTTTCAAATGCCAGCGAGCGTAGTTATTAGTGTCGAGCTATGGTGGCaaactgattctcattgaagaaaaggtagaaataatcaatgggacttgcagtatcaatatcaaaagtttctggaagtactggccccgtttccctaacaaaatcatttactgtgatcGGCGAAAAATCTCGGTCAACATTACCTAATGGCGGCGGTACAACTAGTCGCCGTTCGTCCTCATTTTCATTTAGAACATcgttaagatcaatatctgactcaatgtattcaggtccaaagccatcgaactctaaattatcatcatcgtcgtcaaaaatgtcgcgcaaaatcgtagccacagccgccattacgcctcgttgttgtcacacttttctacactcatgactcacactttctaggttaatttattcaaaaaatttcgtatgaatgacgtgtacaaatctgattggtcgatgcattgatatcttcttaaaatagtatcagggatttccagataggtgtcgctttcaatcacgggattttccatgtctaagtttaccgaaccggcatggcgtcgagaggcgcttacattgagataacgtagaggcgtcgagaagcgcttacatggagataatgcagaggcgtcgagaagcgcttacatgtggcaaggggtaaaggcgtccagaggcgcttacatgtggcaaagggttaagtAAGTTTTATCTATAAAGACCTATACTTAAaggtacttttgaaaaataaaaaacagctatagataaaaaaatggaacaaaaaataatataaaggcaatattcatcgtagaaaaactgaaatttgtatgaatttcacttttttttgtttttcccaatgTCACATTTTCTCCCGTAGAAATTCCTACTGGACCCAGTTGAAAAGTTGTGGAAAATCCCTGGTAGTGCGTTCTGCCCCTACACTAGAAATGGTATCAGGGCCAAAGGAACTCGGGCTAGACAATTGACTGGAAAGCTGAGTACAAGTGTTGGCTATGTAATGTAATACTGGCTGCTATTTTGTTTACGAAAACAATTTTGCTGTCTGTGTGCCGGTCACTACTATTTTATCAATGAAGTAAAAATGCGAGTAAATGGCGTGGGCCGTCATcaaagtaaaaacaaatatgCGTGTCATTCAAGTCTAAAACTACATTCAACACTTACATCAGCAATGTTCAGCTGGATAGATGCATGGTCTTTAGCAGCAATGATTCGGTTACTGGCAGAACTGTAACAAAATGTTACAACTTCAAATACAATACAGTAAACATACTGTAACAAAATGTTACAACTTCAAATccaatacagtaaatataatcatCTGGAATCTCGTACAAAATTAGGTTGAGAACagtttttgtttattgccaATTTTCATCAATTTCACTGTCCGAAATCACCATTTTTaggcgattttttttttatgtattctGAATTTTTAATGCTGTGTCCACACTAAAGTAATTGCTTGCACAGTTAATTCATTTTGCATCAGTTATGAACTTATATTCACACAGAAACCCAACAGAGTTTGTTAACAATATTATTTGATCAATTGTTTAGTTCTCCAATGAACGACACGATTTCTCATTAATTCTGTTGAGGAAAAGGTTAATGATGAATTCCAAAGGTGCATAGGGATATTAGACTTTTTCTCAGGGGTAGTGAAAAAATATGGCTACTAGTAGGGTATAATTGGAAAATGTTCAGAATGGAACATCCCTGATCATGATTCAATTATATACCAAGAAATCACAGGCATGTCTGCTTATTGACTGTATTCAGTTAAATATTCATAAAGCCAATAAAATAATACTGGTGTCTTAATTCACAACAGATCCACCACTTGTCTTCTACTTTTCATGTCTATTTTCGTTTCATTCACACAAGTACCTTCACATGTATCacgaatatttcatttttcaaccGTGCATGTATCTGGGACAAACTAAAAGTTAAAAACCAAGCATCTAGCCctacctatatgtatatatataggcctagcGAGTAATTGTCAATAAACAGAGACCCAAAGCAATACATTTAGTGTATGCATTCGATTTCCCCTGTTTCAGTCATTGATGATCAGTAAAACATGCTTGTTGTAATTACCATTTCCTTGGGATGTACATATCCACGAACTCTCCAGCTTCGTTCTGCATGCTGATTTTGTGGCTGATAACCTGTAATAAACGACGAAATAGATACAAATCTGGTAAAACGcaactttattttacaaatcgAGTTTGATCGCTTCGGCACGTTACCTCGCTAGCAAATGGCGAATGAAAAAGGAAGCACATGTGTTGTACCACAATGCATCAGTACCGGTCACGGGAGATAACTCCTACATACATATTGAAGTAGGTTGCATGCTactataaattaattaatagcAGAGGAATGCATTTAAATGGCATTATGACATTGATTACAAATATGTTCTCAGCTTCAGCTCATTACAATACAGAACACGctcttaatatatattttaaaaaactaACTCAAATAAGATGGCCAAACATACTTTTTAAGTATAAATGCTTGGTACGGTTActgcatgtatatatgtatctttcTTGACGGCAAACGATATTTTGTGCACACGTCAagatgaagtttttttttccacatgtataaataatatcaattatgAACGTGGAAAAAAccaataattttctttttcatcttATTTAGAGTGTCCAATTAATTAAGGACtatatatcattaattgtaTAAGAAATCAGCATCTTCATTTCTTTCAGCTTTCGCGTTTCTTTATTCAGCTCGTTATCATTTTATCTTCATTTGTAGTTAAACCATCTCTTACTTGGACGGTAGAATACAACTTCGTTGTCCTAGaccttttccccctttttaagGCTTGAAGATCTCCCCATCGACATTTTACACTCCACAAATATTTCAACCGTGAAATTCCTGTGTTACAGTTCATTCGCTTTGTCCCTAAGCTACAGTCTCTGATGTTTGTCTACACATAACCTTTATGATCGCTTTgtgaattgaatttaaaaataatagaTGGTTTCGATATAACtctaaatatttgtattatttaaaaTTATGCAACATGActtaattaataaaaatgaattacatAATGTGTATATTTCGGTTGATATTTTTCCATCTTCCATTCGGGATTTATGAACtttttgacctagatttactGAAACACTTAGGAGGAAGAAAAAGCTATATGATAAAACTAGGTCATTAATCAGAATGTCTCAAATTGGTCGTGTCGCGATGTTGCATTGGCGCCGACAGTACGACAATGTAAAGGGCGTCAAAattacagctacatgtatatctggAGAAGAATCAGGATACTTTTTCTCAGTTGGAGCTTGCTATTCTTGCTATTTCTCTAGAAGTACTGGGGatatttttctcaaacttcatatgtggGCTCTCCTTAAGCTTGGTCCCTGCATGGTCACGAATAATATTTTGAATCTGATCCAGAGAACAAAATGGTCGCTATACTCCGCCATCTTTGATTTGGACAGTTGAAGgctgttgtttttatttcttgaGAAGAACTGGAAGACAGTTCAACGGTAGTTGaagttttttaaattattatttataattttaaacatattctatttttaaaatgaacaagggattgggcacaagttaaTTATTAAAACTTATTGGAGCCTTCTCCCATCATAGATTTACAATTATGTGATAACAATGGACTAAGCATAAACATGgagtagatatatataacaatatgtatTCCACATGAAAGTACTCTCAAAATCTATTGTTGGATTTGATGCAACTTTGCACACATCTAAACACCATAGTGTTAAGGTATACAGAAAGGTTTTAATTACCATTCAAATCTTATGATCTGTAGACcggacattttttttcttggaTCTGTCCTAGATTCTTTTTGTTATTAATTCTTACAAAAATATCAGAGATGGCCGTCGCTGTTTAATTTCAATAACTCCCTTGATTTTGTGTTTAATGAAGTGCTCCTCTGAGCCTATAACTTTGACTGTGTCGGTTTTGATGTTGTGTCCAGTGTTGTTGCAGTGTTTGTGGATGACTGATGTTGATCTGGATAGATATTCTTTCATCCGTACGCTTACAGGTCTTGCTGATTCACACACATGCAAAGTCTTTTGATTTGGTCGAAATATATTGAGgcatataaacatttgtttttgcCTGGGAaaaatacatagaggatatctaagaGTGTCTTCagtcatatcaaaatatttgccACACGAGTGAAAGATATCTGGCATTACATgtactgaagatactgttagatattctgttttttacattttatagcaagtTTTTTcgaggcagctcaatctctcccagaattaATTGCAGTCACCTGTCAACGACTCACAAATGGACGTACGCCAAATCGTGAATTATGcattctatcttgcattatgacgtcatataacatgacggTGAGTTATATGGAAATCTTAATTTTTCCCATTGTCGTTTTTTAGCAGTGTTCTGATTTTTTTCACCAAAGGGAAATATCAGAAAAGGTAATATTTTTcactaatgaaaaatatactTTCATAGAATATCACTTTTAAAATATCAcgtttatagaatgaataattttcgatatttcactggtcaAAATGTAATTAAACAAGGCATGTCCTCATAATGCTTATTTAAGGAATACTTCCTGTTATTCATCGTTTACTGGTGTGTAAACCGCATTTTTTACGTCAGCGCATCATGATGAAATAAACGAATGAaatatctgtaaacaaaaatgcAGTTAACACACCAgtaaacgataaaaaaaaaaactcccaaaaaaaatccatttttccttatatttacattttaatttgtgtttttattcAATGTTATCAATAAATTAAATCGGCATTCATTTGTCGGCGCTTTAGGAATAGACGGAACAGCCAGACAATtaattggtttaaacagtattttattttgtaaacagcaaagttgtacacattacatgaatgtaaggattcgaaaacaagcctaaagcttatattaataCGTCTCCTTATAAaagaaatagcaaaatatatacaggtgacgGTAAGTCAAAAGAGCATGGATATGGTATGTTTAATACAAAGTTTAAACCAGAAAAATTAGGTAATAAtgaaaatcataattcaaaatcTTAATCCATGTCCCAACTGTGTCAGTACCAGTATGTACATGATACATGTTGGCGCATATtctatttaatacattattatgataaacatgttaaatatattatatttagagaTATGATGCCATTGAAGGCAGATAAATTAATCAGACAATTAATTGAATCGCTGTTTCCAGTTTGGCGGGAAAGGTTGTCAAATACaagaataaacaaaaaatagttcCACATTAACATCGTCTTTTTATTCGATTCAGGTGAGATACTTCAAACATATTCTCATTTCATCGTTATATTTGAGTTAATTCTACCATATTccattaatattatattgtgtAAAACAAGTCGAAACAGAAACGAAACAATGTCTTCCTACGCTTCAAATTTGAATATTCCTCCTCTGGTCAACTCGATGAGATATGTTTCAATGTCACATCGTGGACTTATCTAATCTAAATGTTC from the Pecten maximus chromosome 4, xPecMax1.1, whole genome shotgun sequence genome contains:
- the LOC117326103 gene encoding 40S ribosomal protein S21-like, encoding MCFLFHSPFASEVISHKISMQNEAGEFVDMYIPRKCSASNRIIAAKDHASIQLNIADVDESTGRMTGSNTTYAICGTIRRMGESDDSLNRLAKRDSILAKNF